From the Natronococcus sp. AD-5 genome, one window contains:
- a CDS encoding sulfurtransferase TusA family protein, with product MERVDVTGEVCPRPVLIVRRRLSELDRDDELLVRGDYPPAESNLRRTCTKHGYEVEGRPASEGGDGGFELLIRPTADASRSEADNE from the coding sequence ATGGAACGTGTGGACGTCACCGGTGAAGTGTGTCCGCGTCCCGTTCTCATCGTCCGGCGACGGCTGTCTGAACTCGATCGGGATGATGAACTGCTCGTTCGTGGGGACTATCCGCCGGCCGAAAGCAATCTTCGTCGAACGTGCACGAAACACGGATACGAAGTCGAGGGCCGACCAGCCTCCGAAGGGGGAGATGGCGGCTTCGAGTTGCTCATTCGTCCAACCGCTGACGCGAGCCGGTCGGAGGCGGACAATGAGTGA
- a CDS encoding adenine deaminase: MNTVDTLVRGTLVNVNTGVLEDRAIAIDGGEVIALEERPADRELEAEYVAPGLIDAHKHVESSMVTVPQYSEAMVPRGVTSIIHDPHEIANVLGVNGVRAVFEDATKTPLKVRFSVPSSVPASNLQDGGAALDADDVAELLDHEHAVALGEVMDLPALLSGESDLHAKIRAARGRGLTVDGHLPRVSGSDLQEAARYLDNDHESISEAEAREKVDLGFRVYLREGSSSKNLADLIGLVDDVPTRRLSLCSDDRDVVDLVENGGVDFAVRKAIEEGVDPVEAVQMASLNTAECYDLPFGRIEPGAPADLVLLEDLETWTVDHVLIDGRLDPTNGDRDPSPTALSTGTVNFDPVAGRDLALTAPNPASGRTDVRVIELTGGIQTGRTKASLPVVEGTIEPSPDGDVLPIVVIERHDRDAGIGRGFVRGLGLTRGAIGSTVAHDAHNCVVTGTRFDVMARVANHLREIDGGIAVCDPTLEEEAITAVPLPVAGLMSDDPLTDVCERFKAVIDRARDLGLDRHGLMTLSFLALEVIPEYRLTNRGLVDVERWDHVDVVIE; this comes from the coding sequence GTGAACACCGTCGATACGCTCGTTCGCGGAACGCTCGTCAACGTCAACACGGGTGTACTCGAAGACCGCGCAATTGCGATCGACGGTGGAGAAGTAATCGCACTCGAGGAGCGGCCAGCCGACCGCGAACTCGAGGCTGAATACGTTGCGCCTGGGCTGATCGACGCCCACAAGCACGTCGAATCGAGCATGGTTACCGTGCCACAGTACAGCGAAGCGATGGTTCCACGCGGCGTGACCAGCATCATCCACGATCCGCACGAGATAGCGAACGTGCTCGGCGTCAATGGCGTCCGTGCTGTCTTCGAGGACGCGACGAAAACGCCGTTGAAGGTTCGATTTAGCGTCCCCTCGAGCGTTCCCGCTTCGAACCTTCAAGACGGCGGTGCCGCGCTCGACGCGGACGACGTCGCGGAGTTGCTCGATCACGAACACGCCGTCGCACTCGGTGAGGTGATGGACCTCCCAGCGCTCCTTTCGGGCGAGTCGGACCTGCACGCGAAGATTCGGGCCGCCCGAGGGCGTGGACTCACCGTCGATGGACACCTTCCGCGAGTGTCCGGATCGGACCTGCAGGAAGCGGCGCGTTACCTCGACAACGATCACGAGAGCATCTCCGAGGCCGAGGCTCGCGAGAAGGTCGACCTCGGCTTTCGAGTCTACCTGCGCGAGGGGTCGTCGTCGAAGAACCTTGCCGATCTCATCGGACTCGTCGACGACGTCCCGACGCGGCGGCTGTCGCTGTGTTCGGACGATCGAGACGTAGTCGATCTGGTCGAAAACGGCGGTGTTGACTTTGCGGTCCGAAAAGCGATCGAAGAAGGGGTCGACCCGGTCGAGGCGGTTCAGATGGCGTCGCTGAATACGGCGGAGTGCTACGATCTCCCGTTCGGACGGATCGAACCCGGTGCACCGGCTGATCTGGTGCTGCTCGAGGACCTCGAGACGTGGACCGTCGACCACGTTCTCATCGACGGCCGGCTCGATCCGACGAACGGCGATCGCGATCCATCACCGACCGCGCTTTCGACGGGCACCGTCAATTTCGATCCAGTCGCGGGCCGTGACCTGGCGCTCACCGCCCCGAATCCGGCATCGGGACGAACCGATGTACGCGTTATCGAGCTTACCGGGGGAATCCAGACCGGACGCACGAAAGCGTCGCTCCCCGTCGTTGAGGGGACGATCGAGCCGAGTCCCGACGGAGACGTGCTACCGATCGTGGTTATCGAACGGCACGATCGCGATGCCGGTATCGGTCGGGGCTTCGTTCGCGGACTCGGCCTTACGCGCGGGGCGATCGGTTCGACGGTCGCCCACGACGCACACAACTGCGTCGTCACGGGCACGAGGTTCGATGTGATGGCGCGAGTCGCAAACCATCTCCGGGAAATCGACGGCGGCATCGCCGTCTGCGATCCGACCCTGGAGGAAGAGGCGATCACAGCGGTGCCGCTCCCGGTCGCGGGGCTGATGTCCGACGATCCGTTGACTGACGTCTGCGAACGATTCAAAGCGGTCATCGATCGGGCGAGAGACCTCGGTCTCGACCGCCACGGACTGATGACCCTCTCGTTCCTCGCCCTCGAGGTGATCCCCGAGTATCGGCTGACGAATCGGGGGCTGGTAGACGTCGAACGCTGGGACCACGTCGATGTCGTGATCGAGTGA
- a CDS encoding ArsR family transcriptional regulator, producing the protein MHPKTQRTNAGGDQGDPGAFDSWTALQKSTDRTRANLIADIVGHPQGAPSVKELDYMNPSLEGDAIRRHLSILQDVGVVEELVVEPGNRIRGYPYKFYRLSDEARELFDRNDLFPREAWQRQYARVQRTGEIKDLEEMPRPTAD; encoded by the coding sequence ATGCACCCGAAAACGCAGCGGACGAACGCCGGCGGGGATCAGGGAGACCCCGGCGCGTTCGATTCGTGGACGGCGCTCCAGAAGTCGACCGACAGGACTCGAGCGAACCTGATCGCCGACATCGTGGGTCACCCACAAGGTGCGCCCAGCGTAAAGGAACTGGACTACATGAACCCAAGTCTCGAGGGCGACGCAATCCGTCGTCACCTCAGCATTCTGCAGGACGTCGGCGTCGTCGAGGAACTCGTGGTCGAGCCGGGGAACCGGATTCGCGGCTACCCGTACAAGTTCTATCGGTTGAGCGACGAGGCGCGCGAGTTGTTCGATCGGAACGACTTGTTCCCCCGGGAGGCGTGGCAGCGCCAGTACGCTCGCGTCCAGCGCACGGGCGAGATCAAGGATCTGGAAGAGATGCCCCGTCCGACTGCCGATTGA
- the selD gene encoding selenide, water dikinase SelD codes for MSDEGDDHWPALTEYAELHGCSCKVEQGELESLLTDVGLTGAQQELRFGVGEDASARAIADDLCLVTTIDFFTPIVDDPYEFGRVAACNAASDAFATGAGDDLTFLVVLGLPQEVTDAAAEILRGIVDAVDEMGGVVAGGHTIMNPWPIAGGTVVATAPPEDLLQTSDASPSERLYLTKPLGTQPAMGALRVRDGEFGETIGEASNRPVQDIADEALAWMTTPNRDAMLAAREFATAATDITGFGLLGQARLLAENAGVGVELAHLPVIDGSLELSRLFGYGLEDGESAETSGGLLVSVPERHTEAVETAFSDADVFHREVGRVTTGSGVALVDPTIERVRG; via the coding sequence ATGAGTGACGAGGGGGACGATCACTGGCCAGCACTGACCGAATATGCGGAGCTCCACGGCTGTTCGTGTAAGGTCGAACAGGGCGAACTCGAATCGCTGCTCACGGACGTCGGTTTGACGGGAGCACAACAGGAACTGCGTTTCGGCGTCGGTGAGGACGCGAGCGCCCGTGCGATCGCCGACGATCTCTGCCTCGTGACGACGATCGATTTCTTCACGCCGATCGTGGACGATCCGTACGAATTCGGCCGCGTTGCCGCGTGCAACGCGGCAAGCGACGCCTTTGCAACGGGCGCCGGCGACGATCTGACGTTCCTGGTCGTTCTCGGCCTCCCGCAAGAGGTGACGGACGCCGCCGCCGAAATTTTACGCGGTATCGTCGACGCGGTTGACGAAATGGGCGGCGTCGTCGCGGGTGGACATACGATCATGAACCCGTGGCCGATCGCCGGCGGAACTGTTGTCGCGACCGCGCCGCCGGAGGATCTTCTGCAGACGAGCGATGCATCGCCGTCCGAGCGACTGTACCTGACGAAGCCCCTCGGTACTCAGCCAGCGATGGGCGCATTGCGGGTCCGAGACGGAGAGTTCGGCGAAACGATCGGAGAGGCGTCTAACCGACCCGTTCAGGATATCGCTGATGAGGCGCTCGCGTGGATGACAACCCCGAACAGGGATGCGATGCTCGCAGCCCGCGAGTTTGCGACCGCCGCGACCGATATCACGGGGTTTGGCCTTCTCGGGCAAGCGCGTCTCCTCGCCGAGAACGCTGGCGTCGGCGTCGAACTCGCTCACCTCCCCGTCATCGACGGCAGCCTCGAACTCTCGCGGCTCTTCGGCTACGGCCTCGAGGACGGCGAGAGCGCCGAGACGAGCGGTGGACTACTGGTGTCGGTACCGGAACGCCACACTGAGGCCGTCGAAACCGCCTTCTCGGATGCCGACGTCTTCCACCGCGAGGTCGGCCGTGTCACGACCGGCTCCGGCGTCGCGCTCGTCGACCCTACGATAGAACGAGTTCGCGGATAG
- the yqeC gene encoding selenium cofactor biosynthesis protein YqeC, with translation MNLADALGLGDEELVSFVGAGGKKTAMSQLIAEAGDRGLKAGYTTSVHMPPPPDLPLVLADPTRIQSNLDDTTPPVALASERVVDPDRVDDKVRGFQPAVLSSMFRDGYFDWVLVKADGARMRECKAPGPNEPPIPRRSTYVVPVASVQAVGQPLADDVAHRVEQIERCADISEGERLTPSVVGQVLAHPDGGMKRVPDDATVVPLINKADDAALERRAEEVLSVALEHTSRFDRGLVSSFETDRLTVVT, from the coding sequence ATGAATCTTGCCGATGCGCTCGGGTTGGGGGACGAAGAACTCGTCTCGTTCGTCGGCGCCGGCGGAAAGAAGACCGCCATGAGCCAGTTGATTGCCGAAGCGGGCGACCGTGGCCTCAAAGCGGGCTATACCACGTCGGTACATATGCCGCCACCCCCGGATCTCCCGCTCGTTCTCGCCGACCCTACTCGCATTCAGAGCAATCTGGACGACACCACACCGCCGGTCGCACTGGCGAGTGAGCGAGTGGTAGATCCGGACCGTGTCGACGACAAAGTTCGAGGGTTCCAGCCCGCCGTCCTGAGTTCGATGTTTAGAGACGGCTACTTCGACTGGGTTCTCGTCAAGGCTGATGGTGCCAGAATGCGCGAATGTAAAGCGCCGGGTCCGAACGAACCGCCGATTCCCCGGAGGAGTACATACGTCGTTCCGGTCGCGTCCGTTCAGGCCGTCGGTCAACCGCTCGCGGACGACGTCGCTCACCGCGTCGAACAAATCGAACGGTGCGCCGATATCTCCGAAGGAGAGCGTCTCACACCCTCGGTCGTGGGTCAGGTGCTTGCTCATCCCGACGGTGGAATGAAACGCGTCCCTGACGACGCCACGGTCGTCCCGCTTATAAATAAAGCGGACGATGCCGCCCTCGAAAGACGCGCAGAAGAAGTCCTGTCGGTCGCGCTCGAGCACACCTCGCGTTTCGATCGAGGACTCGTATCCTCGTTCGAAACGGATCGCCTCACGGTCGTCACATGA
- the yqeB gene encoding selenium-dependent molybdenum cofactor biosynthesis protein YqeB, with the protein MTLFDRVDVLVKQGRPATMLTVVDKNGSAPRDVGAKMLVTEEDEYGTIGGGTVESLAIDEAREILRGDAEPGVRTYELRPGGNTGMVCGGSMDVFIDRIRGRSRLYVAGGGHIAVELAAIGDRLGYDITVVDDREGYASPDRFPAGTDTIHGDYDEALSELPMTSETAVAVATRSGTFDQQAVAAALDGGAGYVGVVASEDKAAHIFDSLLEDGYSRRDLVRVRSPVGLDLGGGGPEDVALSILAEMHRDRHGVTGERATRHDHEDLVVLRGGGDLGTGVGYRLHQAGFPVIVTEVARPTVVRREVAFATAMYEETVTVQGVTGQRVHDVDDALAVLADDAVPVLEDPNAAVIDELEPGAVVDAIMAKGKTDTGTRKDLADVVVGLGPGFEAGENVDAVVETDRGHELGRVIYDGKPSPYDGEPGERRGYTHERVLRAPSEGSWSPSVEIGEVVEADATVGYVDDDPVVTEIGGLVRGLVHDGVSVSPNAKLGDIDPREAVDYTKISDKALCLGGGVLEAVLKLS; encoded by the coding sequence ATGACGCTCTTCGATCGCGTGGACGTACTCGTCAAACAGGGCCGACCGGCGACGATGTTGACGGTCGTAGACAAAAACGGAAGCGCGCCGCGAGACGTGGGGGCGAAAATGCTCGTGACCGAAGAGGACGAGTACGGCACGATCGGCGGCGGGACGGTCGAAAGCCTCGCTATCGATGAAGCCCGTGAGATCCTCCGGGGCGACGCCGAGCCTGGCGTGCGGACCTACGAACTGCGTCCCGGGGGTAATACCGGCATGGTCTGCGGCGGCTCTATGGACGTCTTCATCGACCGAATCCGGGGCCGCTCGCGCCTTTACGTTGCGGGCGGCGGACACATCGCGGTCGAACTCGCGGCGATAGGCGACCGACTCGGCTACGACATCACCGTCGTAGACGACCGCGAAGGGTACGCGTCACCGGATCGGTTTCCCGCGGGGACCGACACCATTCACGGCGACTACGACGAGGCGCTTTCCGAACTCCCGATGACGTCGGAAACGGCGGTTGCCGTCGCGACGCGGAGCGGAACGTTCGACCAGCAGGCCGTCGCCGCTGCACTCGACGGCGGTGCCGGTTACGTCGGCGTCGTCGCCAGCGAAGACAAAGCAGCGCACATTTTCGATTCGCTGCTCGAAGACGGGTACTCGCGCCGGGACCTCGTTCGCGTTCGTTCCCCTGTCGGACTCGATCTCGGTGGAGGCGGGCCCGAGGACGTCGCTCTCTCGATTCTCGCAGAGATGCATCGTGATCGTCACGGTGTGACCGGGGAGCGTGCAACCCGACACGATCACGAGGATCTCGTCGTCCTTCGAGGCGGCGGGGATCTCGGAACCGGCGTGGGCTATCGTCTCCACCAGGCAGGGTTTCCGGTTATCGTAACCGAGGTGGCTCGGCCGACCGTCGTCCGCCGCGAGGTCGCCTTCGCGACGGCGATGTACGAGGAGACGGTCACCGTCCAGGGCGTGACGGGCCAGCGCGTCCACGACGTGGACGACGCCCTCGCCGTCCTGGCCGACGATGCGGTACCGGTGCTCGAGGACCCAAACGCCGCCGTCATCGATGAACTCGAGCCCGGGGCGGTCGTCGACGCGATTATGGCGAAAGGCAAGACGGACACCGGGACCCGGAAGGATCTCGCGGATGTCGTCGTCGGTCTCGGACCGGGATTCGAGGCCGGCGAGAACGTGGACGCGGTCGTCGAAACCGATCGGGGCCACGAACTCGGGCGCGTCATCTACGATGGCAAACCGAGTCCGTACGACGGCGAACCCGGTGAACGGCGGGGGTACACTCACGAGCGCGTTCTCCGAGCGCCGAGCGAAGGAAGCTGGTCACCGTCGGTCGAAATCGGGGAGGTCGTCGAAGCAGATGCGACCGTCGGCTACGTCGACGACGATCCGGTCGTTACGGAGATAGGAGGGCTCGTACGGGGACTCGTCCACGATGGTGTTTCCGTTTCACCGAACGCAAAACTCGGCGACATCGATCCCCGCGAAGCGGTCGATTACACGAAAATATCCGACAAAGCGCTCTGCCTCGGCGGTGGCGTTCTCGAGGCAGTGCTCAAGCTCTCGTAG
- a CDS encoding DsrE family protein yields the protein MKRDVVVMLTRAPYGRVHVPEGLRVARGVAAGFDRHNVSVVFTQDGVYAARADVDRDALNMTDHLIDLAAEDGELFVDGESMTVRDVAPEEIAPDVGIQTGEEIASTIERADHTLDF from the coding sequence ATGAAACGGGACGTCGTCGTCATGCTCACGCGAGCCCCGTATGGACGAGTACACGTCCCCGAGGGACTCCGGGTAGCGCGCGGCGTCGCGGCCGGCTTCGATCGGCACAACGTCTCAGTCGTGTTCACTCAGGACGGTGTCTACGCCGCTCGTGCGGACGTCGACCGGGACGCGCTCAATATGACGGACCACCTCATCGATCTGGCTGCGGAAGATGGGGAACTATTCGTCGATGGGGAATCGATGACAGTACGAGACGTCGCGCCCGAGGAGATCGCCCCTGACGTCGGTATCCAGACCGGCGAGGAGATCGCGTCGACGATCGAACGGGCGGATCACACGCTCGACTTTTGA
- a CDS encoding DsrE/DsrF/TusD sulfur relay family protein has protein sequence MIHVGFLLTGGPFDSERWRTAYELGRAALDAGHEVTYFHYLDGAYVPVSDQRLPDCSEAGLFDEMPTEKFQELIADGAEVICCGLCVSARGIDAETDYPDSVEVGLLPDLADTLGEADRVISL, from the coding sequence ATGATCCACGTCGGATTCTTGCTCACCGGCGGTCCCTTCGACAGCGAACGGTGGCGTACCGCCTACGAGCTCGGCCGTGCGGCGCTCGACGCCGGCCACGAGGTCACGTATTTTCACTATCTCGACGGCGCGTACGTTCCAGTATCCGACCAGCGTCTTCCCGACTGTTCGGAAGCGGGACTGTTCGATGAGATGCCGACGGAGAAATTTCAGGAGTTGATAGCTGACGGTGCAGAAGTGATCTGCTGCGGTCTCTGTGTCAGCGCTCGGGGCATCGACGCCGAAACCGATTATCCGGACAGCGTCGAGGTCGGCTTACTTCCCGATCTCGCGGACACGCTCGGCGAGGCCGACAGGGTGATCTCGCTATGA